A stretch of the Plasmodium berghei ANKA genome assembly, chromosome: 10 genome encodes the following:
- a CDS encoding GTPase Era, putative encodes MFRKNITLFKLLCIRHKWVFFSNTRNFSILERYIRARPHANELKINDINIDENKKDEDKKSKSKYYSPNITRGVIPKSAYMNTWKIPEQPENPKFLKIALIGAPNSGKSSLLNTILNKTISSVSPKINTTKQDIKGIYTKENVQLIFIDSPGIIPSHKKKKFCKELVNYAWKGYEEADLILFVVDTVKRPTHDIISIIRILAPKQIEAYNSDSEVDNEEENSIYNVTRHENEDINNDCENDAKMGEHILEDDKNEHKMNQEIVAITNKEEVSDTKYNEKIDSKKIIDYFSYAMDKNPLYNDKSIKENLFENRKKIIESYNHSHKNYRIYKNNNKPKIIPPVILVLNKVDLCTESKWSNARAKEFMNNGKFDNIFFISAKYNKGVEELIDYISKFKAKEQLWAYPKEESTTLTKVQIVEQLINTYLYCWFNKDVPYKIKHHMISWHVNINNSIIIEYQIIVKNDKVAKMICGVHNKLILNMRKNVSYKLTKLWGQDVYVHIHVKSINT; translated from the coding sequence ATGttcagaaaaaatattactttatttaaattgttatGTATAAGACACAAATGggtatttttttcgaataCCCGTAATTTTTCGATATTAGAAAGATATATAAGAGCAAGACCTCATGCTAAtgaattgaaaataaatgacataaatatagatgaaaataaaaaagatgaagataaaaaaagcaaaagTAAATATTATTCCCCTAATATAACAAGAGGGGTAATACCAAAAAGTGCTTATATGAATACATGGAAAATTCCAGAGCAACCAGAAAATCccaaatttttaaaaattgcATTAATTGGAGCTCCAAATTCTGGAAAAAGTTCCTTGTTAAATACAATTTTGAATAAAACCATTTCATCAGTTTCACCTAAAATTAATACAACAAAACAAGATATAAAAGGGATTTATACTAAAGAAAATGTtcaattaatatttattgatTCTCCAGGAATTATACCTtctcataaaaaaaaaaaattctgTAAAGAGCTGGTTAATTATGCTTGGAAAGGATATGAAGAGGCagatttaatattatttgttgtTGATACAGTTAAAAGACCTACACACGATATTATTAGTATTATTAGAATATTAGCACCCAAACAAATTGAAGCATATAATAGTGATAGTGAAGTTGATAATGAAGAGGAGAATAGTATTTATAACGTGACACGTCACgaaaatgaagatataaataatgattgTGAAAATGATGCTAAAATGGGTGAACACATATTAGAAGAcgataaaaatgaacatAAAATGAATCAAGAAATTGTGGCaataacaaataaagaGGAAGTATCAGATactaaatataatgaaaaaatagactctaaaaaaattatagattatttttcatatgcCATGGATAAAAATCCActatataatgataaaagtattaaagaaaatttatttgaaaaccgcaaaaaaataattgaatCTTATAATCACtcacataaaaattatagaatatataaaaataataataaaccCAAAATAATACCCCCTGTCATTTTAGTATTAAATAAAGTTGATTTATGTACAGAAAGTAAATGGTCGAATGCACGAGCCAAGGAATTTATGAATAACGGGAAgtttgataatatattttttatatctgctaaatataataaaggTGTAGAAGAGTTAATAGATTACatatcaaaatttaaaGCAAAAGAACAACTATGGGCATATCCAAAAGAAGAAAGTACAACTTTAACCAAAGTACAAATTGTAGAACAACTaattaatacatatttatattgttgGTTTAACAAAGATGTtccatataaaattaaacatCATATGATATCATGGcatgtaaatataaacaattcaataataattgaatatcaaattatcgtgaaaaatgataaagTAGCTAAAATGATTTGTGGCGTCCATAATAAACTTATACTTAATATGAGAAAAAATGTGTCTTATAAATTAACGAAATTATGGGGTCAAGACGTGTATGTGCACATTCATGTTAAATCTATTAACACATGA
- a CDS encoding clathrin light chain, putative, translating into MNELNEYDGLNFNEYENMDNNEFDKKNVTGNKSYEFNEDLYIPTSLNDNVMENNVNYDNINIDYSSNYKDLEIDKRENPDMMNNNRYDINKNNDSVSKYATLGKESKISIENSYEQFFENESEISDTEESVTWETERLKRIEERKEYEEKKKKEIKKKAAEDLKKWYEEMAVVIKENKQNSKKISEEKKEENNDNKIWLKVSQYLDLEKGEYFKENSRMKQVLLKLLKEEEAAS; encoded by the coding sequence ATGAATGAACTTAATGAATATGATGGATTAAATTTTAACGAATATGAAAACATGgataataatgaatttgataaaaagaACGTAACTGGAAATAAAAGTTATGAATTCAACGAAGATCTCTATATACCAACTAGTTTAAATGATAACGTTATGGAAAATAATGttaattatgataatattaatattgatTATAGTAGTAATTATAAAGACCTAGAAATTGATAAAAGAGAAAATCCCGATAtgatgaataataatagatatgatattaacaaaaataatgacaGTGTAAGTAAATATGCAACATTAGGAAAAGAAAGTAAAATTTCTATTGAAAACTCATATGaacaattttttgaaaatgaatCAGAAATATCCGACACTGAAGAATCTGTTACTTGGGAAACAGAAAGGTTAAAAAGAATTGAAGAAAGAAAAGAATacgaagaaaaaaaaaaaaaagaaataaaaaaaaaagctgctgaagatttaaaaaagtgGTATGAAGAAATGGCAGTTGttataaaagaaaacaaacaaaattcaaaaaaaatatcagaagaaaaaaaagaagaaaataatgataataaaatatggcTAAAGGTTTCTCAATATCTAGATTTAGAGAAAGGCGAATATTTTAAAGAGAATAGCAGAATGAAACAAGTTTTGCTAAAATTGCTAAAGGAGGAAGAAGCAGCGTCATAA
- a CDS encoding ER membrane protein complex subunit 4, putative, translating to MNRWNFRLKKSDEGYDKITEPFGYKFEIHAKEVYGNGDSYMKPEKNINILRKLSKIGNEKSNDYSIEDKIIGKNAWNVCLNVFKGLMMNIFVMFMSGGASGIFGIIFIMYSIYNILKSLFNINDAFKSVGEDTNNKFVMQKICFALINFIALLYIMNICSNSGLLPIRSADYFYFIPHQRIKQKSMITVF from the coding sequence atgaatagaTGGAATTTcagattaaaaaaatctGATGAAggatatgataaaattacaGAACCTTTTGGATATAAATTTGAGATTCATGCCAAAGAAGTATATGGAAATGGAGATAGTTATATGAAGCCcgagaaaaatataaatattttaagaaaattAAGTAAAATCggaaatgaaaaatcaAATGATTATTCTATAGAAGATAAAATTATTGGTAAAAACGCATGGAACGTTTGTCTTAATGTATTTAAAGGGTTAatgatgaatatttttgttatgtTTATGTCTGGGGGCGCATCAGGAATTTTtggtattatttttatcatgtattcaatatataatattttaaaatctttatttaatattaacgATGCATTTAAAAGTGTAGGAGAagatacaaataataaatttgtaatGCAGAAAATTTGTTTTGCTCTTATCAATTTTATCGCTTTGctttatattatgaatatttgcTCAAACAGTGGTTTATTACCCATAAGATCTGCagactatttttattttataccGCATCAACgaattaaacaaaaaagtATGATTACTGTATTTTAG
- a CDS encoding ataxin-2 like protein, putative, giving the protein MNKTENTHLQNRHKKINEDRLTYVMSCLFGNEVNVHMKDGNEIKGLFHGYNCNSDNSNSNNKEGDISLNYAQVLAKNDKLSGPINKAMIIPENAYTTIIAKNINLELKDPDEVKNVKDNFKIDADISLKKKKSHSANRELKRWVCDDNNIDDPSYGKLKLDDKLNEPWDQFEQNRKLYGVTTTYKEEIYTTNLDINKVPHHVKLQADKIAKELENRGVHLDPEDADKNNKEIDEEDLFGAVRRNKDKFAKPHKFKKDDNNSNNNNNKNKSRFHQFTIKDLKEKLQLVKRENEKKYPINKQKKINFTISSSNDENNSSNKKNKGSSKNPAPQNAEFIGINALNLEPALPKLDEKTRPEWIMLKNKTKNRASNKKDKSTEKLEFITAAKEFNEKLANKIDLNAKESNTKPNNNFMGSTNRLPNDNQKNLPNTLDKGKYKNAQDIDMSKIQGNGNMLNHMNFNPNLNANYMPNGSNLPPYNPYIMNYNNMKNNIPDPNMGYYQNVIPDPQNNKIFQFDDLNMNRNDGIPHAYQSININMMLNKFQNSMYNPPIKDGADLKSSTKLCTFPVKSIETNKSFDTVLNNALKYSKEEDCQNTPLEFKSAKNLSYKSILGEIPPCSSSNNYQEVKNFSNNMPIQQNISNIVVNLPFIPVVPRAMNTPFLEGGSYFNPFVRGYYPNNCVPINSNNGQFFNMPITNIDTNYSGNKNMNMHSLRNPHLSNNRMHYPALSYMPYNMNYGVNNNITNTNNNCNNLNMMNNLNMMNNSNAPMHNMNMPPYPPDFVVMDPQKYSNPHSPSAPFFPKYQCQIYYVPPVHRMNNA; this is encoded by the exons atgaataaaacaGAGAACACCCATTTGCAAAACagacacaaaaaaataaatgaggATAGATTAACATATGTTATGTCCTGTTTGTTTGGGAATGAAGTAAATGTGCATATGAAAGATggaaatgaaataaaaggATTGTTTCATGGGTATAATTGTAATTCAGATAATTCTAacagtaataataaagaaggCGATATATCCTTAAATTATGCTCAGGTTTTAgcaaaaaatgataaactTAGTGGTCCGATAAATAAAGCTATGATAATTCCAGAAAATGCATATACTACTATTATAgccaaaaatataaacctTGAATTAAAAGATCCAGATGaagtaaaaaatgttaaagataattttaaaattgatGCTGATATAtctctaaaaaaaaagaaatcaCATTCAGCTAATAGAGAATTAAAAAGATGGGTAtgtgatgataataatattgacGATCCTAGTTATGGCAAATTAAAACTAgatgataaattaaatgagCCATGGGACCAATTTGAACAAAacagaaaattatatggtGTTACAACTACATATAaagaagaaatatatactactaatttagatataaataaagtaCCTCATCATGTCAAACTTCAAGCTGATAAAATTGCAAAAGAATTAGAAAATAGAGGGGTCCATTTGGATCCAGAAGATGccgataaaaataataaagagaTTGACGAAGAAGATTTATTTGGAGCAGTTAGACGAAATAAGGATAAGTTTGCAAAGCCccataaatttaaaaaagatgataataatagtaataataataacaataaaaacaaatctAGGTTTCACCAGTTCACTATTAAAGATTTAAAGGAAAAACTTCAGCTTGTCAAAAgggaaaatgaaaaaaaatatccaa TAAataagcaaaaaaaaataaattttacaaTATCTTCATCGAacgatgaaaataattctagcaataaaaaaaataaaggtTCTTCGAAAAATCCGGCACCCCAAAACGCCGAGTTTATT GGTATTAATGCCTTAAATTTGGAGCCTGCACTACCAAAACTGGATGAAAAGACGAGACCAGAATGGATTATgctcaaaaataaaaccaAGAATAGAGCATCAAACAAGAAAGATAAATCCACAGAAAAATTGGAATTTATTACCGCTGCTAAAGagtttaatgaaaaattagcCAA cAAAATTGATTTAAACGCAAAAGAATCAAATACAAAACCAAACAACAATTTTATGGGATCTACGAATAGGTTGCCTAATGATAATCAGAAAAATCTACCAAACACTTTAG ataaaggaaaatataaaaacgcGCAAGATATAG aTATGAGTAAAATTCAAGGAAATGGAAATATGCTAAACCACATGAATTTTAACCCCAACTTAAATGCAAATTATATGCCAAATGGTTCGAACCTACCCCCATATAACCCCTATATTATGAATTATAACAACatgaaaaataacattCCGGATCCCAATATGG gttattatcaaaatgtAATCCCTGATCCTcagaataataaaatatttcaatttGATGACCTAAATATGAACAGAAATGATGGAATCCCACATGCTTAT CAAAGCATCaacataaatatgatgCTGAACAAATTTCAAAATTCAATGTATAATCCCCCTATTAAAGATGGTGCTGATTTGAAATCTTCCACAAAACTGTGCACATTTCCAGTC AAATCGATTGAGACGAATAAAAGCTTTGATACTGTATTGAATAACGCACTAAAGTATTCGAAGGAAGAAGATTGCCAAAATACCCCGCTGGAATTTAAAAGCGCAAAAAATTTGAGCTATAAATCGATATTAGGGGAAATACCACCATGTTCATCTTCAAATAATTACCAAGAAGTTAagaatttttcaaataatatgccaatacaacaaaatatttcaaatattGTAGTTAATCTACCATTTATACCTGTAGTTCCTAGAGCAATGAATACTCCATTTTTAGAAGGTGGATCTTATTTTAATCCATTTGTTCGTGGATATTATCCAAATAATTGTGTTCCaataaattcaaataatggtcaattttttaatatgccgataacaaatatagatacaaattattcaggaaataaaaatatgaatatgcACTCATTAAGAAACCCACATTTATCGAATAATCGTATGCATTATCCAGCATTATCTTATATGCCttataatatgaattatggggtaaataataatattactaataccaataataattgtaataatttaaatatgatgaataatttaaatatgatGAATAATTCAAATGCTCCAATgcataatatgaatatgcCACCATATCCCCCAGATTTTGTTGTTATGGATCcacaaaaatattcaaaccCTCATTCTCCATCTGCCCCGTTTTTTCCGAAGTATCAATGccaaatttattatgtcCCTCCTGTTCACCGAATGAATAATGCCTAG
- a CDS encoding glucose-6-phosphate isomerase, putative, producing the protein MDITSLKSYKDLIELSNEEKKKDLKDYLEDKKRSELLIKKFKNLYVDLSRQRYNEKTLNKLIEYAKEIKLGEKIARTFKGEKVNITENRSVLHTALRIPIEKINTHKIIIDDKNVLEDVHNVLKKIENYSENIRNGNIKTCRNKKFKNVICIGIGGSYLGTQFVYEAMKYYYTNEVICKNKADNSSLNNNTLGNETFSIAYDEEKNFNLIFLANVDPNDINRTIQNIDQTETLVIIISKTFTTAETMLNARTIKNWLKLKIKDENDLSKHMVAISTNLKLTDEFGITRENVFEFWDWVGGRFSVTSAVGMLPLSIAFGFKNMTKFLNGCHDVDEHFLNTEYSKNIPVLLALTSFYNNQFFDNKNIAILPYFQNLLKFSKHVQQLAMESNGKSVDRNNKFINYNTCQVYFGEPGTNGQHSFYQLIHQGQIIPVELIGFKKSHFPIYVENEKVSNHDELMTNFFAQADALAIGKNIEQLKEENENNKNKVSIDILNHKVFKGNRPSTLLLFDELNFYTCGLLLAIYEHRIVAEGFLLNINSFDQWGVELGKVLAKEIRNYFHDARNKKNTYAYHFNESTKILLDYYLN; encoded by the coding sequence ATGGATATAACTAGCTTAAAAAGCTATAAAGATTTGATAGAACTAAGCAATGAAGAGAAAAAGAAGGACTTAAAGGATTATTTAGAGGATAAGAAAAGGTCTGAgcttttgataaaaaagtttaaaaatttatacgTTGACTTATCACGCCAGAGATACAATGAAAAAACtcttaataaattaatcgAATATGccaaagaaataaaattaggAGAAAAAATTGCAAGGACATTTAAAGGCGAAAAAGTAAACATTACCGAGAATAGAAGTGTATTACATACAGCATTACGAATAccaatagaaaaaataaatactcataaaataataattgatgataaaaatgtattagaAGATGTACataatgttttaaaaaaaatagaaaactattctgaaaatataagaaatggaaatataaagacatgcagaaataaaaaatttaaaaatgtgatTTGTATAGGTATTGGTGGATCTTATTTAGGAACACAGTTTGTATATGAAGctatgaaatattattacacAAATGAAGTTATATGCAAAAATAAGGCTGATAATAGTAGtctaaataataatactttAGGGAACGAAACTTTTAGCATAGCTtatgatgaagaaaaaaattttaatttaatttttttagctAATGTTGATCCAAATGATATTAATAGGactatacaaaatattgaCCAGACCGAAACATTAgttataattatatctAAAACATTTACTACTGCTGAAACTATGTTAAATGCTAgaactataaaaaattggttgaaactaaaaataaaggatgaaaatgatttaaGCAAGCACATGGTAGCTATAAGCACAAATCTAAAATTAACAGATGAGTTTGGAATAACAAGAGAAAATGTTTTTGAATTTTGGGATTGGGTTGGAGGCCGATTTTCTGTTACTAGTGCAGTTGGAATGCTACCATTATCTATAGCATTTGGCTTCAAAAATATgacaaaatttttaaatggcTGTCATGATGTTGAtgaacattttttaaatacagAGTATAGTAAGAATATCCCTGTTTTGTTAGCATTAACtagtttttataataatcaattttttgataataaaaatatagctATATTGccatattttcaaaatttattaaaattttctaaGCATGTTCAACAATTAGCTATGGAAAGTAATGGAAAATCTGTAGATAGAAATAATAagtttattaattataacaCTTGCCAAGTTTATTTTGGTGAACCAGGTACTAATGGGCAACACAGTTTTTATCAATTAATTCACCAAGGTCAAATAATTCCAGTAGAATTGATaggttttaaaaaatctcATTTCCCAATATATGTAGAGAATGAAAAAGTAAGTAATCATGATGAATTGATGACAAACTTTTTTGCACAAGCTGACGCATTAGCgattggaaaaaatatagaacaATTGAaggaagaaaatgaaaataataagaataaaGTATCtattgatatattaaatcaCAAAGTATTTAAAGGAAACAGACCATCAACTTTATTACTATTTGATGAACtcaatttttatacatgTGGGCTACTTTTAGCAATATATGAACATAGAATTGTTGCTGAAggatttttattaaatataaatagtttCGACCAATGGGGAGTCGAACTAGGAAAAGTTTTAGCCAAAGAAATAAGAAACTATTTTCACGACgcaagaaataaaaaaaatacatatgcATATCATTTCAACGAATCTactaaaattttattagattattatttaaattga